A DNA window from Carassius gibelio isolate Cgi1373 ecotype wild population from Czech Republic chromosome A6, carGib1.2-hapl.c, whole genome shotgun sequence contains the following coding sequences:
- the LOC128015556 gene encoding solute carrier organic anion transporter family member 2A1, which translates to MDIYAKDLKKPKPALFCNVKIFVLCHGLLQVTQLLYSSYFKSTITTIERRYGLDSLSSGTISSLHEVGNTVFIAFVSYMGNRVHRPRFIGLGGVLMSISAIILALPHFLSQPYSYDSVLHASKNDMCYLRANATGAEACAQEDSRKLVDTSKFWVLMATAQLLFGIGSVPIQPFGISYIDDFAGAGNSALYIAILFAVSVFGPSFGYLLGSVVLQIYVDVDKASAGEALELTPDDPRWVGAWWMGLLITSGGLALTSVPYFFFPRALDVEKSFELEGDIIKEDPKKTEGSMLDFLKMFPKMFAKLLLSPVFMLLVLCQCCFSSVIAGIATFFSKFLERQYSASAAYSSRLIGALILPSIAVGMVLGGLIMKRWGLSFRAIPRFSVVMLTISVFCCVPLFFMGCSTQDVAGVYPTTSDVINGPHLSCSANCSCPSSAFNPVCGENNIEYISPCHAGCTNFTMDPENPYRIQNYSNCLCIPGLATAKPGSCANTCPHYLLPVMLLISLAGFIASLSHNPIYMMVLRSVPPEEKSFAIGVQFLLLRVLTWLPAPALFGMTIDSTCIWWKIACGKKQGCGYYDNNLLRNRYLGLQVGYKTLGIALLAFIGWKMHRSREYSLEKKPEGPL; encoded by the exons ATGGACATATACGCCAAAGACCTAAAGAAACCAAAGCCAGCTTTGTTTTGTAACGTAAAG ATCTTTGTGCTGTGTCATGGCCTGCTCCAGGTCACTCAGCTGTTATACAGCTCTTACTTCAAGAGCACCATCACCACAATCGAGAGACGCTACGGCCTGGACAGCCTCTCCTCAGGAACCATCTCTTCCCTCCATGAG gtagggAACACAGTGTTCATAGCATTTGTTAGTTACATGGGTAACCGGGTTCACCGACCCCGATTCATTGGACTGGGGGGTGTGCTAATGTCCATCAGTGCCATAATCTTAGCTCTACCTCACTTCCTGTCCCAGCCCTACTCCTATGACTCTGTCCTGCATG CGAGCAAAAACGACATGTGTTATTTGCGTGCGAATGCAACGGGGGCTGAGGCGTGTGCTCAGGAGGATTCACGGAAGCTTGTGGACACCAGTAAATTCTGGGTGTTAATGGCTACGGCCCAGCTGCTGTTCGGAATCGGTTCTGTCCCCATCCAACCCTTTGGGATATCTTATATAGATGACTTTGCAGGAGCTGGGAATTCTGCTCTCTATATTG CCATTCTCTTTGCCGTGTCAGTCTTTGGGCCGTCCTTTGGATATCTCCTGGGCTCTGTAGTTTTGCAGATTTATGTGGACGTGGACAAAGCCAGCGCAG GGGAGGCATTGGAGTTGACCCCTGATGACCCTCGATGGGTCGGTGCATGGTGGATGGGTCTGCTCATCACTTCTGGAGGTCTTGCTCTCACCTCAGTCCCTTACTTCTTCTTTCCCAGAGCACTTGATGTAGAGAAG TCTTTTGAATTGGAAGGTGACATCATCAAAGAAGACCCCAAAAAGACAGAGGGCTCCATGCTGGATTTCTTAAAAA TGTTCCCTAAGATGTTTGCTAAGCTGCTGTTGAGTCCTGTCTTCATGCTGCTGGTTCTATGCCAGTGCTGTTTCTCCTCTGTAATCGCTGGAATCGCCACCTTCTTTAGCAAGTTCCTGGAACGGCAGTACAGTGCCTCTGCGGCCTACAGCAGCCGTCTTATTG GTGCTTTAATCCTGCCGTCCATTGCTGTGGGGATGGTGCTCGGGGGTCTGATCATGAAACGCTGGGGGTTGTCGTTCAGAGCCATTCCACGCTTCTCTGTTGTAATGCTCACCATCTCGGTCTTCTGCTGTGTGCCCCTCTTCTTCATGGGCTGCTCCACGCAAGATGTTGCTGGTGTTTATCCCACAACATCTGATGTCATTAATGG GCCTCATCTGTCCTGTAGTGCCAATTGCTCATGTCCCAGCAGCGCCTTTAACCCAGTGTGTGGAGAAAACAACATTGAATACATCTCACCCTGTCATGCTGGGTGCACAAACTTCACCATGGATCCAGAGAACCCTTACAGAATTCAG AATTATAGTAACTGCCTGTGTATTCCGGGTCTGGCCACAGCCAAACCTGGCTCTTGTGCCAACACCTGCCCTCACTATCTCCTGCCTGTAATGCTCCTTATATCTCTGGCCGGATTTATTGCCAGCCTATCACACAACCCCATCTACATGATGGTGCTCCG GTCAGTTCCACCAGAAGAGAAATCCTTTGCCATAGGGGTTCAGTTTCTGCTTCTGCGGGTTCTGA CCTGGCTGCCAGCTCCAGCTCTTTTCGGGATGACCATAGACTCCACGTGCATCTGGTGGAAAATTGCTTGTGGAAAAAAGCAAGGATGTGGTTACTATGACAACAACCTCCTTAGAAACAG GTATTTAGGACTTCAGGTGGGCTATAAGACATTAGGCATTGCACTCCTGGCATTCATTGGCTGGAAAATGCACCGGTCCAGAGAGTACAGCTTAGAGAAAAAGCCAGAGGGACCCCTGTGA